Sequence from the Enhydrobacter sp. genome:
GCGTCGACCACCTTCAGCGCATTCTCGTCCATCTTCTTGCCGTCGAGCAGGAGCTTGCGGACATGGTCGATGGGATCGCGCTCGTTCCGATACTTGTCGACCTCTTCCTTGGTCCGGTACTTGGCCGGGTCGCTCATCGAATGACCGCGATACCGATAGGTTTGCATCTCGAGGATGTATGGCCCGGCGTTCCGGGCGTGCTCGACCGCTTTCTCGCCCGCCGCACGGACGGCCAGCACATCCATGCCATCGACGCGCTCACCCGGGATGCCGAAGGTCTCGCCATGCTTGTAGAGTTCGGTGGTGGCCGAGGCGCGTTCGACCGAGGTGCCCATGCCGTAGCGGTTGTTTTCGATGATGTAGACAACCGGCAGCTTCCAGAGCGCCGCCATGTTCATCGCCTCGTAGACCTGCCCCTGGTTGGCGCTGCCGTCGCCGAAGTAGGTGAGGCTGACGTTCTTACTGCCGTTGTACTTGTGGGCGAAGGCGAGGCCGGTGCCGATCGGTACCTGGGCGCCGACAATGCCGTGGCCGCCATAGAAGTTCTTCTCGCGGCTGAACATGTGCATCGAGCCGCCCTTGCCCTTGGAATAGCCGCCGCTGCGGCCCGTCAACTCCGCCATCACTCCCTTGGGATCCATGCCGCAGGCCAGCATATGGCCGTGGTCGCGGTATGAGGTGATGACCGCGTCTTTGTCGCCGATCGTCGCCTGCATGCCGACGACGACGGCCTCCTGGCCGATATAGAGATGGCAGAACCCGCCGATGAGGCCCATGCCGTACAGCTGTCCCGCCCGCTCCTCGAAGCGGCGGATCAGGAGCATGTCGCGGTAGAAGGATTTGAGCTGCTCGGCGGATACGCTGTTGTCGCCGGACCGGGACGGTTTCGATCGGATGGGAAGAGATTCGACTCTCGGCTTGGTGGCCGGCTTCGCCATAGCAGTTCCCCTCTTTACCCCGCCGCGGCTTATACCATTGCCGATGGCGATGTAGTTGATCCAGCTACAAAAAATCAGAATGCGCGAGAGTGCGGCGCAGCAATTGAGCGATTGTTTGCAAACGACGGAGCGCCCCGGAAAGTTTCTTTCGGGCGGCCGCTCCTCGAACCGCGCTCAGCGAGTCGGCGTGAAGACGACGATGTCGTCCTTGTGTGAGAAATTAAGCAGCGCGCGCGCGCGTTCGTCCAACATGTCGGGATCG
This genomic interval carries:
- the pdhA gene encoding pyruvate dehydrogenase (acetyl-transferring) E1 component subunit alpha, which encodes MAKPATKPRVESLPIRSKPSRSGDNSVSAEQLKSFYRDMLLIRRFEERAGQLYGMGLIGGFCHLYIGQEAVVVGMQATIGDKDAVITSYRDHGHMLACGMDPKGVMAELTGRSGGYSKGKGGSMHMFSREKNFYGGHGIVGAQVPIGTGLAFAHKYNGSKNVSLTYFGDGSANQGQVYEAMNMAALWKLPVVYIIENNRYGMGTSVERASATTELYKHGETFGIPGERVDGMDVLAVRAAGEKAVEHARNAGPYILEMQTYRYRGHSMSDPAKYRTKEEVDKYRNERDPIDHVRKLLLDGKKMDENALKVVDAEIRKIVNDAAEFAQHSPEPEPSELWADVLVGG